A single genomic interval of Zingiber officinale cultivar Zhangliang chromosome 4A, Zo_v1.1, whole genome shotgun sequence harbors:
- the LOC121973318 gene encoding 60S ribosomal protein L37-like, translating into MVSNLWKYYFWNAKYLSNPEAILCRACVDNWSAKAITRKTTGIGRMKYLPHMPQRFKNNFREGTEAAPRKKAATV; encoded by the exons ATGGTGAGCAATCTTTGGAAATACTACTTCTGGAACGCTAAGTACCTGTCAAATCCCGAAGCAATCTTGTGTAGAGCATGTGTAG ATAATTGGAGTGCGAAGGCAatcacaaggaagacaactggtATTGGAAGGATGAAATATCTCCCTCATATGCCACAAAGGTTCAAGAACAATTTCAGAGAAG GTACTGAAGCAGCACCAAGAAAGAAGGCTGCAACTGTTTAA